One genomic region from Paludisphaera rhizosphaerae encodes:
- a CDS encoding ester cyclase → MSDANRNLSRRWFEEVWNERRAEVVDELLHEEGLGHMESGDFVGRKPFKQVRDLFLTAFPDLKFEIEDTVAAGDDVVVRWTVSGTHTGDGLGVPPCNKSIAARGMTWHRFKDGQMTEGWDSWNQGALMQHLHEQHQAAAALASKNAGGPSAPGERSPVELLREALEKLERGEPTGPLRPSNGPPTVPAEILLASLANREKSKRWFEEVWNERRADTIDELLCETSVGHMEGGDVVGCEPFKRVRDSFLEAIPDLRVQIEDTLAQGDDVVVRWTISGTHTGDGLGVPPSHEPIFARGTSWLRFKDGVMVEGWDTWNQGALMQHIQEPEGPSPEGPSPEVLEAKRAFSDRLAQIREDLFGERGGPELARRLGIPVRSWYDYETGVRIPSDVLLAFLDETGAEPHWLRTGEGPRYRSDRKQESRS, encoded by the coding sequence GTGAGCGACGCGAATCGCAACCTGTCGCGGCGATGGTTCGAAGAGGTCTGGAACGAGCGACGTGCGGAGGTTGTGGACGAGTTGCTCCATGAGGAGGGGCTCGGCCACATGGAGTCCGGCGACTTCGTGGGCCGCAAGCCCTTCAAGCAGGTTCGGGATTTGTTCCTCACCGCATTCCCGGACCTGAAGTTCGAGATCGAGGACACGGTCGCCGCCGGCGACGACGTGGTGGTTCGCTGGACCGTTTCCGGCACCCACACCGGCGATGGTCTGGGCGTCCCCCCCTGCAACAAGTCGATCGCCGCGCGGGGGATGACCTGGCACCGATTCAAGGACGGTCAGATGACCGAGGGCTGGGACTCCTGGAACCAGGGGGCCCTCATGCAACACCTCCATGAGCAGCACCAGGCCGCGGCTGCCCTCGCCTCGAAGAACGCCGGCGGGCCGTCGGCCCCCGGCGAGCGAAGTCCCGTGGAGTTGCTGCGCGAGGCCCTCGAAAAGCTCGAACGGGGCGAGCCGACCGGCCCACTGCGACCGAGCAACGGCCCGCCGACCGTCCCGGCGGAGATCCTGTTGGCGAGTCTCGCGAATCGCGAGAAGTCGAAGCGATGGTTCGAGGAAGTATGGAACGAACGGCGGGCCGATACCATCGACGAATTGCTTTGCGAGACCTCCGTCGGTCACATGGAAGGCGGGGACGTCGTCGGCTGCGAGCCCTTCAAACGGGTCCGCGACTCGTTCCTCGAGGCCATTCCGGATCTCAGAGTTCAGATCGAGGACACCCTCGCCCAAGGCGACGATGTGGTGGTGCGCTGGACGATCTCCGGCACGCACACCGGCGACGGCCTGGGCGTCCCTCCGTCCCACGAGCCGATCTTCGCTCGCGGCACGAGTTGGCTCCGCTTCAAGGACGGCGTCATGGTCGAGGGCTGGGACACCTGGAACCAGGGGGCCCTCATGCAGCACATCCAGGAGCCCGAGGGGCCATCGCCAGAGGGGCCATCGCCAGAGGTACTCGAAGCCAAGCGGGCGTTCTCAGACCGCCTGGCGCAGATCCGCGAAGACCTCTTCGGCGAGCGCGGCGGCCCGGAACTCGCCCGCCGATTGGGGATCCCCGTCCGCTCCTGGTACGACTACGAAACCGGAGTCCGCATCCCCAGCGACGTCCTCCTGGCCTTCCTTGACGAGACGGGCGCCGAGCCGCACTGGCTCCGCACCGGCGAGGGCCCACGCTACCGGAGCGACCGAAAGCAGGAATCCCGTTCGTGA
- a CDS encoding ThuA domain-containing protein, whose product MTRQLCTRPATGLLTKAGLLAVLAVCLAAQTKPSRADVEPWADPNLPVKQGLRLWLDASRRPPGGAASPNAPMESWPDASGERRDFAQPRPTARPRLIQASGRSFVRFDGVDDCFEAKGIPGDVRAATVFVVTAPASNLGMFRGFLAGAENGKNDYTSGLNVDLGPAASTRFDTLNIEGHGFQGFANVLESPREFGEFLTLAVRIGVGPDGAWISPAVDDLPQRPRPRKLEPMRLDRITLGARLYSNEARPPYVQGFLHGDVAEVLFYDRALTDAEAAAVRGYLDAKHRGLTDVLKTVPTTSGHRLETVKNPPLFQMLVPGFDVYELPLDLKNVNNLKRRPDGKLFAVCYDGTIHVLSDTDGDGLEDRADLFWDGRGSIVSPLDAALTPPGYKLGSGLFIPCKGKCVLIVDVNGDDRADREIVVAKGWPELIHSVDAMGVALGPDGSIYVGTGCQNFTNAYLIDAQGKAHYDVKSERGTILKVAPDFQSREIVATGIRFPVGLEFNAEGDLFATDQEGATWLPNGNPFDELLHIRPGRHYGFPPRHAKHLPDVIDEPSTFDYTPQHQSTCGLTFNGVGGEPRFGPEWWAGDALVAGYSRGKLYRTHLTKVRGEYAAKTELIASAGMLLVDACVGADGSLVVAAHSGAPDWGSGPEGKGKLFKVRYAGSNLPRPSLAWSNGPREVRIAFDRPLDPATLHDLAKGAKIEYGRAVGPADRFETLRPGYAVVAMQLAAPRETLAVRGVSLSPDRQTLILSTDSQWAAVPYAVTLPGLGRTTSPVRTSGKAVSLAQRAETDLAFSLSGVEARWESADHRLKAVAWLPHLDLAAARGQTFASPEHQRFWAYSATVGEISLRTQLRLKDLLRPAVQPGSTVDSVLPVEKPVLSFQGPHRLRVEAPGAKVETKEIPNGRVEVTLTFDAVSEAPIPFAITCPTGFGGELEFSFRTNEDARERLLPPGRMLLPWASVGDESSAPAAAEPTFPPEYAGGDWRKGREVFFGAAAQCSRCHTIRGEGGKIGPDLSNLVERDFESVLRDVSQPSAAINPDYIAYQIALNDGRSLAGSVRTEDNRLRVGLTTGEEIVLSRSDVEEMKPTGISTMPEGLPAAIGPANFKHLMAFLLQKPPAPAPIHRDDAPPPRTRAEWEAATKGRKAPADGAAKPLRITLAAGVKDHGIDEHDYPLWLDRWSKLLGTSPGVTVREVKDGDGLEFADDSDVIVWNSMNARWSDDRAAKLRAYLDRGGGLVVIHFAVNGGKSPDALADLIGLAWGPGAKYRHGALDLTFTDPKSPITEGLPTKFHLVDESYWNLRGDTSRIEVLATGPEEDAARPLMWTRRQGKGRVFVSIPGHYTWTYDDPLFRLIHLRALSWAADQPIDRLIDLAVEGARLE is encoded by the coding sequence ATGACGCGCCAGTTGTGCACACGGCCGGCGACCGGGCTCCTGACGAAGGCCGGGCTTCTTGCCGTCCTGGCGGTCTGCCTGGCGGCCCAGACGAAGCCTTCCCGGGCCGACGTGGAACCCTGGGCCGATCCGAACCTCCCGGTCAAGCAAGGCCTTCGCCTCTGGCTCGACGCCAGCCGCCGTCCACCGGGCGGCGCGGCCTCGCCCAACGCCCCAATGGAATCCTGGCCCGACGCCTCCGGCGAGCGTCGCGACTTCGCCCAGCCGAGGCCGACAGCCCGGCCTCGGCTCATCCAGGCCTCGGGCCGATCGTTCGTGCGGTTCGACGGCGTCGACGACTGCTTCGAGGCGAAGGGAATCCCCGGCGACGTCCGCGCGGCCACCGTCTTCGTCGTGACGGCGCCAGCCTCGAACCTGGGCATGTTCCGCGGATTCCTGGCCGGGGCGGAGAACGGCAAGAACGACTACACGTCGGGCCTGAACGTCGACCTGGGTCCAGCCGCCTCGACGCGGTTCGACACGTTGAATATTGAAGGCCACGGATTCCAGGGCTTCGCCAACGTCCTCGAATCGCCCCGCGAGTTCGGCGAATTCCTGACGCTCGCGGTCCGGATCGGCGTCGGGCCGGACGGGGCGTGGATCTCGCCGGCCGTCGACGACCTCCCCCAACGCCCCCGCCCGCGCAAGCTCGAACCGATGCGGCTCGACCGGATAACCCTCGGCGCGCGACTCTACAGCAATGAGGCGAGGCCCCCGTACGTCCAGGGCTTCCTCCACGGCGACGTCGCCGAGGTCCTCTTCTACGACCGGGCCCTGACCGACGCCGAGGCCGCCGCCGTTCGAGGCTACCTCGACGCCAAGCACCGCGGCCTCACCGACGTATTGAAGACAGTCCCCACGACAAGCGGCCATCGCCTGGAGACCGTGAAGAACCCGCCCCTGTTCCAGATGCTCGTCCCGGGCTTCGACGTCTATGAGCTTCCCCTCGACCTGAAGAACGTCAACAACCTCAAGCGCCGGCCCGATGGCAAGCTCTTCGCCGTTTGCTACGACGGCACGATCCACGTCCTCTCCGACACCGACGGAGACGGGTTGGAGGATCGGGCCGACCTCTTCTGGGACGGTCGCGGCTCGATCGTCTCGCCGCTCGACGCGGCCCTGACGCCGCCGGGGTACAAGCTGGGCTCGGGCCTGTTCATCCCCTGCAAGGGGAAGTGCGTGCTGATCGTGGACGTCAACGGCGACGACCGGGCCGACCGCGAGATCGTCGTGGCGAAGGGCTGGCCGGAGTTGATCCACAGCGTCGATGCGATGGGTGTCGCGCTCGGGCCGGACGGGTCGATCTATGTCGGCACGGGCTGTCAGAACTTCACCAACGCCTACCTGATCGACGCTCAGGGGAAGGCGCATTACGACGTGAAGAGCGAGCGCGGGACGATCCTGAAGGTCGCTCCCGACTTCCAGAGTCGCGAGATCGTCGCCACGGGCATCCGCTTCCCCGTCGGCCTGGAATTCAACGCCGAGGGAGACCTCTTCGCCACCGATCAGGAAGGGGCGACCTGGCTCCCCAACGGCAACCCGTTCGACGAACTCCTGCACATCCGGCCCGGCCGTCATTACGGCTTCCCCCCGCGACACGCGAAGCACCTTCCCGACGTGATCGACGAGCCCTCGACGTTCGACTACACCCCGCAGCACCAGTCGACCTGCGGCCTGACCTTCAACGGCGTCGGCGGCGAACCCCGGTTCGGTCCCGAGTGGTGGGCGGGCGACGCCCTCGTCGCCGGCTACTCGCGAGGCAAGCTCTATCGCACCCACTTGACCAAGGTCCGCGGCGAGTACGCGGCGAAGACCGAACTGATCGCCTCGGCGGGGATGCTGCTGGTCGACGCCTGCGTCGGGGCCGACGGCTCCCTCGTGGTCGCCGCCCACAGCGGCGCGCCCGACTGGGGGAGCGGCCCCGAAGGGAAAGGCAAGCTGTTCAAGGTCCGCTACGCGGGCTCCAACCTGCCGCGGCCTTCGCTCGCGTGGTCGAACGGGCCTCGCGAGGTCCGCATCGCCTTTGACCGGCCCCTCGACCCGGCCACACTCCACGACCTGGCGAAGGGCGCGAAGATCGAATACGGCCGCGCCGTCGGTCCGGCGGATCGCTTCGAGACGCTCCGTCCCGGCTATGCGGTGGTCGCCATGCAACTCGCCGCCCCCCGCGAAACGTTGGCCGTCCGAGGCGTCAGTCTGTCCCCCGACCGTCAGACGCTCATCCTTTCCACCGACTCGCAATGGGCGGCGGTCCCCTACGCAGTCACGCTCCCCGGCCTTGGCCGAACCACGTCGCCGGTAAGAACGAGCGGTAAGGCCGTATCGCTCGCCCAGCGAGCCGAAACGGATCTCGCCTTCAGCCTGTCGGGGGTTGAGGCCCGCTGGGAGTCGGCCGATCACCGACTCAAGGCGGTCGCCTGGCTGCCGCATCTCGACCTGGCCGCGGCGCGAGGCCAGACCTTCGCCAGCCCCGAGCACCAACGCTTCTGGGCCTACTCCGCCACCGTGGGCGAGATCTCGCTCCGGACCCAACTGCGGCTCAAGGATCTGCTCCGCCCCGCCGTCCAGCCGGGATCGACCGTCGACTCCGTCCTCCCCGTGGAGAAGCCCGTGCTGTCGTTCCAAGGTCCCCACCGACTTCGCGTCGAGGCCCCCGGCGCGAAGGTCGAGACCAAGGAGATCCCCAACGGCCGCGTCGAGGTAACACTGACCTTCGACGCCGTCTCCGAAGCTCCGATCCCATTCGCGATCACCTGCCCGACGGGTTTCGGCGGCGAGCTTGAATTCAGCTTCCGGACCAACGAGGACGCCCGAGAACGGCTGTTGCCGCCGGGCCGGATGCTGCTGCCGTGGGCGAGCGTGGGCGACGAGTCCTCTGCGCCGGCGGCTGCCGAACCGACGTTCCCTCCTGAATATGCGGGGGGCGACTGGCGGAAGGGCCGCGAGGTCTTCTTCGGAGCCGCGGCCCAATGCTCCAGGTGCCACACGATCCGCGGCGAAGGCGGCAAGATCGGCCCCGATCTGTCGAACCTCGTCGAGCGTGATTTCGAGTCGGTCCTGCGCGACGTTTCGCAGCCCAGCGCGGCGATCAACCCCGATTACATCGCCTACCAGATCGCCCTGAACGACGGCCGCAGTCTGGCCGGCTCGGTCCGCACCGAGGACAACCGCCTGCGCGTCGGCCTGACGACGGGCGAGGAGATCGTCCTGTCGCGGTCGGACGTGGAGGAGATGAAGCCGACGGGGATCTCGACGATGCCCGAGGGGCTCCCCGCCGCGATCGGCCCGGCGAACTTCAAGCACCTGATGGCGTTCCTCCTCCAGAAGCCCCCGGCCCCCGCGCCGATCCACCGCGACGACGCCCCGCCGCCCCGTACCCGGGCCGAGTGGGAGGCCGCGACGAAGGGTCGCAAGGCCCCGGCCGACGGCGCCGCCAAGCCGCTCCGCATCACGCTGGCCGCCGGCGTCAAGGACCACGGGATCGACGAGCACGACTATCCCCTGTGGCTCGACCGCTGGTCCAAACTGCTGGGAACCTCCCCCGGCGTCACGGTCCGCGAGGTCAAGGATGGGGACGGGTTGGAATTCGCCGACGACTCCGACGTGATTGTCTGGAACTCCATGAACGCGAGGTGGTCCGACGACCGCGCGGCGAAGTTGCGGGCTTATCTCGACCGCGGCGGCGGGCTGGTCGTCATCCACTTCGCGGTCAACGGGGGGAAGTCGCCGGACGCCCTCGCCGACCTGATCGGCCTGGCCTGGGGACCGGGCGCCAAGTATCGCCACGGGGCCCTCGACCTGACCTTCACCGACCCGAAGTCGCCGATCACGGAGGGCCTGCCGACGAAGTTCCACCTGGTCGACGAGAGCTACTGGAACCTCCGCGGCGACACGTCGCGAATCGAGGTCCTCGCCACCGGCCCCGAGGAAGACGCCGCCCGGCCCCTGATGTGGACGCGACGCCAGGGCAAGGGCCGGGTCTTCGTCTCGATCCCCGGCCACTACACCTGGACCTACGACGACCCGCTCTTCCGCCTCATCCACCTTCGGGCCCTCTCCTGGGCGGCCGACCAGCCGATCGACCGGCTGATCGACCTGGCCGTCGAAGGGGCTCGCCTGGAGTGA
- a CDS encoding PEP-CTERM sorting domain-containing protein (PEP-CTERM proteins occur, often in large numbers, in the proteomes of bacteria that also encode an exosortase, a predicted intramembrane cysteine proteinase. The presence of a PEP-CTERM domain at a protein's C-terminus predicts cleavage within the sorting domain, followed by covalent anchoring to some some component of the (usually Gram-negative) cell surface. Many PEP-CTERM proteins exhibit an unusual sequence composition that includes large numbers of potential glycosylation sites. Expression of one such protein has been shown restore the ability of a bacterium to form floc, a type of biofilm.), with protein MRMGSLSRGRAALWAAALVLTCGRGVLADSTVIVYANNGFPGDSYTNTDPYPPTTNLTIPIGSSGWKYDNLRQQTTIGVNTTFAHDGDGSVYFNSNSPTGVGKADIALGSFVASGVSLGSLSSLTALAYDWYRSSASTNSAVQAPSLRIYVSNGTNSGYLVWEPTYNGVAVTTDVWHTSDAFAGGTGLFWANGSIPGAADPIAGLKTISDWKSLLSGYYVTGINSGVGSGWNGQFIGAVDDIKIGFDGVSTTYNFEVVPEPSSVALSLIAGACGLAEAVRRRRSR; from the coding sequence ATGCGAATGGGATCGCTTTCGCGTGGTCGCGCTGCGCTTTGGGCCGCCGCTTTGGTTCTGACCTGCGGGCGCGGGGTGCTCGCCGACAGTACGGTGATCGTCTACGCCAACAACGGCTTCCCGGGCGACTCGTACACCAACACCGACCCCTACCCGCCGACCACCAATTTGACCATCCCCATCGGCTCGTCGGGCTGGAAGTACGACAATCTTCGGCAGCAGACGACGATCGGCGTCAACACGACCTTCGCGCACGACGGCGACGGATCGGTGTATTTCAATTCGAACAGCCCCACGGGCGTCGGCAAGGCCGACATTGCGTTGGGGAGCTTCGTCGCGTCGGGCGTTTCGCTGGGCTCGCTCTCGAGCCTGACGGCCCTGGCGTACGACTGGTATCGCTCCAGCGCCAGCACGAACTCGGCCGTCCAGGCTCCGAGCCTTCGGATCTACGTGAGCAACGGTACGAACAGCGGCTATCTGGTCTGGGAGCCGACCTACAACGGCGTGGCGGTCACGACGGACGTCTGGCATACGAGCGACGCTTTCGCCGGCGGAACCGGTCTGTTCTGGGCCAATGGAAGCATCCCCGGCGCCGCCGATCCGATCGCCGGGCTGAAGACGATCTCGGACTGGAAGAGCCTCCTGTCGGGATACTACGTCACCGGTATCAACTCGGGCGTCGGCTCGGGCTGGAACGGCCAATTCATCGGTGCGGTCGACGACATCAAGATCGGGTTCGACGGCGTGTCCACGACCTACAATTTCGAGGTCGTCCCCGAGCCCTCCAGCGTGGCTCTCTCACTGATCGCCGGCGCCTGCGGCCTGGCCGAGGCTGTTCGCCGTCGCCGTTCGCGCTGA
- a CDS encoding histone deacetylase family protein: protein MVPIVYHPRYNLTAFGLERRHPFDGRKYRRIHDALIARGIRRAGDFVVPRPVDRDELLKVHAPEYLRSTRNPEALAKSLEIPILRRLPGWTLDWRILAPMRYATGGTILACRLALEEGMAINLGGGFHHAAAEWGGGFCVYADVPLAARLLRDEGKVEKVLVVDLDAHQGNGTASIIGPWKWAEIFDVFETAVFPPVKELEDHPRPLPSGVIGQEYLDVVRDSLPRILDDFRPDLLVYNAGSDPFEGDPLAHLRLSAEDLVDRDLLVVTEARERGVPVAMVLSGGYASTSWKIHADTVEALATRFDRG, encoded by the coding sequence ATGGTCCCGATCGTCTACCACCCTCGCTATAACCTGACGGCCTTCGGGCTGGAGCGACGGCATCCGTTCGACGGCCGGAAATACCGGCGAATCCACGACGCCCTCATCGCGCGCGGGATACGACGCGCCGGGGATTTCGTCGTGCCCAGGCCGGTGGATCGCGACGAACTTCTGAAGGTGCACGCGCCAGAGTACCTCCGATCGACGCGGAATCCCGAGGCGCTCGCGAAGAGCCTGGAGATTCCCATCCTGCGACGGTTGCCGGGATGGACCCTCGACTGGCGGATCCTCGCCCCAATGAGATATGCGACGGGCGGGACGATCCTGGCGTGCCGGTTGGCCCTGGAGGAGGGGATGGCCATCAACCTCGGCGGCGGATTCCACCATGCGGCCGCTGAGTGGGGCGGCGGATTCTGCGTCTACGCGGACGTCCCACTCGCGGCGCGGCTGCTTCGAGACGAGGGGAAAGTGGAGAAGGTCCTCGTCGTCGATCTCGACGCCCACCAGGGGAACGGAACCGCCTCGATAATCGGTCCCTGGAAGTGGGCCGAGATCTTCGACGTGTTCGAGACCGCCGTCTTCCCTCCCGTGAAGGAGCTCGAGGACCATCCCCGACCGCTCCCGTCCGGAGTCATCGGGCAGGAGTACCTCGACGTCGTCCGCGACTCCCTGCCCCGCATCCTCGACGACTTCCGCCCCGATTTGCTCGTCTACAACGCCGGCTCCGACCCGTTCGAGGGCGACCCGTTGGCCCACCTCCGACTCTCCGCCGAGGACCTGGTCGACCGCGACCTGCTCGTCGTCACCGAGGCCCGCGAACGCGGCGTACCTGTCGCGATGGTCCTCTCGGGAGGATACGCATCGACTTCCTGGAAGATCCACGCGGACACCGTGGAGGCTCTCGCGACGAGGTTCGACCGAGGCTGA
- a CDS encoding RrF2 family transcriptional regulator encodes MTVSAKCYYALRAIYALSEYRGSAPMKAGEIAEKQHIPIKFLEAILNQLKGGGFVNSRRGAEGGYLLAKNPEELTIGQVIRFIDGPVAPVDCVSQSRPKECEYPGHCPFFGFWGRVRQAIADVVDQTTFADLVKENRDLGFVYVADWTI; translated from the coding sequence ATGACCGTATCGGCCAAGTGTTACTACGCGTTACGGGCTATCTACGCCCTCTCCGAGTATCGCGGCTCCGCACCGATGAAGGCCGGCGAGATCGCCGAGAAGCAACACATCCCGATCAAGTTCCTGGAGGCGATCCTCAACCAACTCAAGGGAGGGGGATTCGTCAACAGCCGCCGGGGTGCGGAAGGGGGCTACCTCCTTGCCAAGAATCCCGAGGAGTTGACGATCGGCCAGGTCATCCGGTTCATCGACGGCCCGGTCGCCCCCGTCGACTGCGTCAGCCAGTCGCGCCCCAAGGAGTGCGAGTACCCCGGCCACTGCCCCTTCTTCGGCTTCTGGGGCCGCGTCCGCCAGGCCATCGCCGACGTCGTCGACCAGACCACGTTCGCCGACCTGGTCAAGGAGAACCGAGACCTGGGCTTCGTCTACGTCGCCGACTGGACGATCTGA
- a CDS encoding RrF2 family transcriptional regulator — translation MRISAKAEYACLALIALADRHDGDRPVPIREIADAQDIPETFLTQILISLRGAGLVVSTRGSSGGYRLARDPAEISLGDVLRVIDGEEFHERPARRSTPHSLARLWERLRASQVDILDRTSIAHLATQGRTPDWTI, via the coding sequence GTGAGGATATCGGCTAAGGCGGAGTACGCGTGCCTCGCGCTGATCGCCCTGGCCGACCGTCATGACGGCGACCGGCCCGTGCCGATCCGCGAGATCGCCGACGCGCAGGATATTCCCGAGACCTTCCTGACCCAGATCCTCATCAGCCTGAGAGGGGCTGGGCTCGTGGTCAGTACGCGAGGTTCCTCAGGCGGATATCGCCTCGCCCGCGATCCCGCGGAGATCTCTCTGGGAGACGTCCTCCGCGTGATCGACGGCGAGGAATTTCACGAACGGCCGGCGCGACGGTCCACGCCTCACTCGCTGGCCAGGCTTTGGGAGCGGCTCCGGGCGTCTCAGGTGGACATCCTGGACCGCACCAGCATCGCTCATCTCGCCACACAGGGCAGGACGCCCGACTGGACGATCTGA
- a CDS encoding Dabb family protein, which translates to MMKALCIATLLLTGAALAYPAFASSGAGSAEGSPLAHMVFFTLKDHSKEAVDAFVKDCETYLTKHEGCVSFSVGRRAEDVEEGPSVKDFDVALHVVFADRSYRDKYLANKRHDDFVAAIKSKIEKVRVFDSYLVKP; encoded by the coding sequence ATGATGAAAGCGCTTTGCATCGCGACGTTGCTGCTGACCGGAGCCGCCCTGGCCTACCCGGCGTTCGCCTCTTCGGGCGCGGGAAGCGCAGAGGGTTCGCCGCTGGCCCACATGGTCTTCTTCACGCTCAAGGACCACTCGAAGGAGGCCGTCGACGCCTTCGTCAAGGACTGCGAGACCTACCTGACCAAGCACGAGGGATGCGTGTCGTTCTCGGTCGGCCGTCGCGCTGAGGACGTCGAGGAAGGCCCGAGCGTGAAGGACTTCGACGTCGCCCTGCACGTCGTCTTCGCCGATCGCAGCTACCGCGACAAGTACCTGGCCAACAAGCGTCACGACGACTTCGTCGCCGCCATCAAGTCCAAGATCGAGAAGGTCCGCGTCTTCGACTCGTACCTCGTCAAGCCCTGA
- a CDS encoding DegT/DnrJ/EryC1/StrS family aminotransferase: MRRDEPAGKFSTTRRDVLASAGALAAGGLAGSARATSPEALAVDGGRPAVSIPTSKHADAFRWPLYGPTEEAAVLDVLRNPGYGPIDDLERDWREHFGVSYAKAHCNGTSAIAAMFFALNLPPGAEVLVPSYTFFASIVPMRLFGLVPAFVDVNPRTLNFDLDDARRRLTPNVRAMMPVHWMGLPCPMDDVSAFAREHGLALLEDVAHAPGAAYRGKPLGAWGRMSIFSYQTTKPLPAMEGGMGMYQDRADYERATSFGHSDIPAKFPADSPYRRYAGTGLGLKLRMNPMAAALARAQLAGLDARNTAGTAQVRRLNDRIAQLPGLVEPPCPADARRIYYANNILFLDESKAGASRAAIVKALQAEGVKAREHRYPLQHKMPLYAEAEWWHHKPLIPDLAGTEEANRTAIALPYFTSEVPELVDQYAQAFEKVWAHRDKLA, from the coding sequence ATGAGACGCGACGAGCCGGCCGGGAAATTCTCCACCACCCGCCGCGACGTCCTCGCCTCGGCGGGGGCCCTGGCAGCCGGCGGGCTGGCCGGTTCCGCGAGAGCGACATCGCCCGAGGCGCTGGCCGTCGACGGCGGTCGACCCGCCGTCTCCATCCCGACCTCGAAGCACGCCGACGCCTTTCGCTGGCCGCTCTACGGGCCCACCGAGGAGGCCGCCGTCCTGGACGTCCTTCGGAATCCGGGTTACGGTCCGATCGACGATCTGGAGCGGGACTGGCGCGAGCATTTCGGCGTCTCGTACGCCAAGGCCCACTGCAACGGCACCAGCGCCATCGCCGCGATGTTCTTCGCGCTGAACCTCCCGCCGGGCGCCGAGGTCCTCGTCCCCAGTTACACGTTCTTCGCGTCGATCGTGCCGATGCGGCTGTTCGGCCTCGTCCCCGCGTTCGTCGACGTGAACCCGCGGACCCTCAACTTCGACCTCGACGACGCCCGCCGCCGGCTCACCCCCAATGTCCGGGCGATGATGCCCGTGCACTGGATGGGACTTCCCTGCCCCATGGACGATGTCTCGGCCTTCGCCCGCGAGCACGGTCTGGCTCTGCTGGAAGACGTCGCCCATGCACCAGGAGCAGCCTACCGAGGCAAGCCGCTCGGGGCCTGGGGCCGGATGTCGATCTTCAGCTACCAGACCACCAAGCCGCTCCCCGCCATGGAGGGGGGCATGGGGATGTACCAGGATCGCGCCGACTACGAGCGGGCGACGTCTTTCGGCCATTCCGACATTCCCGCGAAGTTCCCCGCTGACAGCCCCTATCGCCGCTACGCCGGTACGGGGCTGGGGCTGAAGCTCCGGATGAACCCGATGGCCGCAGCCCTGGCCCGTGCGCAGCTCGCCGGCCTGGACGCGCGGAACACCGCGGGCACGGCGCAGGTCCGTCGCCTGAACGACCGCATCGCGCAGCTCCCGGGGCTCGTCGAGCCTCCCTGCCCGGCCGACGCCCGCCGGATCTACTACGCGAACAACATCCTCTTCCTGGACGAATCCAAGGCCGGCGCAAGCCGCGCCGCGATCGTCAAGGCGCTCCAGGCCGAGGGGGTCAAGGCCCGGGAGCATCGCTACCCGCTCCAGCACAAGATGCCGCTCTACGCCGAGGCCGAATGGTGGCACCACAAGCCCCTCATCCCCGACCTCGCGGGGACCGAGGAGGCCAATCGAACCGCGATCGCCCTCCCCTACTTCACGTCCGAGGTCCCCGAGTTGGTCGACCAGTACGCGCAAGCGTTCGAGAAAGTCTGGGCCCACCGCGACAAGCTCGCGTAA